The genomic segment GTGGTCTACGGAGTCGTGCGATGAGCCGACCCTCGGTTCTCGGTGAATTGAGAAATCCCGTTTGGGATGCTACGCTCAAGGCGTTCGTTGGGCGCTGAGTCTTGTTCGGTTGCGTCGGTGAGTATGGAGGTCGTGGACGATGCGTGATTTGGTCGCCAAACGAGTGTTGGTAACAGGCGGGGCGGGCTTCATCGGCTCGCACTTGTGCGCGCGGTTGCTGGCCGACGGCGCCGAGGTGTTGTGCGCGGACAACTTCTATACCGGCCGCCGCGCGAACGTTGCGCACTTGCTCGACAACCCGCGATTCGAACTCGTCCGCCACGACGTTTGCTTCCCGCTCTACGTCGAGGTGGACGAGATCTACAACCTGGCGTGTCCGGCGTCACCGATCCACTATCAGCACGACCCGGTGCAGACCACCAAGACCTCGGTCCACGGCATGATCAATATGCTCGGCCTGGCCAAGCGCGTGAAGGCCAAGATTCTCCAGGCGTCCACGTCCGAGGTCTACGGCGACCCTGATATCCATCCGCAGACCGAGGGTTACTGGGGGCGCGTGAACCCGATCGGGCTGCGGGCGTGTTACGACGAGGGCAAGCGGTGCGCCGAGACATTGTGCTTCGACTACTATCGCCAGCACCGGCTGCGGATCAAAGTGGCCAGAATCTTCAATACCTATGGTCCCAGGATGCATCCTCACGACGGGCGCGTGGTGTCCAATTTCATCATGCAGGTGCTGGAAGGACGTGACGTGACGGTCTACGGGAACGGGAGCCAATCACGGAGCTTCTGCTACGTGGACGACCTCGTCGAAGGACTGATCCGCCTGATGGCGAGCCCCGATGACGTCGTCGGTCCGATCAATCTCGGGAATCCGAACGAATTCACCATGCTGCAACTCGCGGAGCGGGTGATCGCGCTCACGGGCGCAAAGGCTAAGATCGTGTTCCAGCCCCTGCCTGCCGACGATCCCAAGCAGCGGTGCCCGGATATCTCCGTGGCCAAGCACATGTTGGGGTGGGAGCCGACTGTGGGACTCGATGCGGGACTTCGCCAAACCATTGCCTACTTCACAGAACTGCTGAAGGCGGGTGGTCGGTGAAGGGGTTGTATCGCAAGGCCCGCGCGGGCGAGATCAAGCAGTTCACGGGCGTGAGCGATCCCTACGAAGAGCCCTTCGAGGAAGGTCATCCGGAAGCTGGAGGAACTGGGCTGGCTGGGACGGTAACGCTTGGCTGACGGGATCATGGTGTCGCGTGAGGCGACAGGGGAATGCCCAAGCGCGTGGCAGCCGCGGCGAGTCGCTCGTCGTAGCTGGCGAGCGAGATGTTCGCGCGCTGATTGCGCAGGAAGACCATGGATGCCAGGTGCAGGGCGTCGAGCGTCCGAACGACGAACGGATACGGTTCGAGGGCTCTGGCCAGAACCGGGGGAGCCAGTTCAAGGAATGCGATCCGACTCAGGAGGTTTCTGGCGTGGTCGCCGTGGGATTGGCCCAGATGTTTGGCGTGGATGCGGGTCCAGACTTCGTATTCCAACAGCCGACTGGACA from the Nitrospirota bacterium genome contains:
- a CDS encoding PIN domain-containing protein, whose product is MIYLDTSVALAQILAEDRYPPEALWREPLVSSRLLEYEVWTRIHAKHLGQSHGDHARNLLSRIAFLELAPPVLARALEPYPFVVRTLDALHLASMVFLRNQRANISLASYDERLAAAATRLGIPLSPHATP
- a CDS encoding UDP-glucuronic acid decarboxylase family protein, which translates into the protein MRDLVAKRVLVTGGAGFIGSHLCARLLADGAEVLCADNFYTGRRANVAHLLDNPRFELVRHDVCFPLYVEVDEIYNLACPASPIHYQHDPVQTTKTSVHGMINMLGLAKRVKAKILQASTSEVYGDPDIHPQTEGYWGRVNPIGLRACYDEGKRCAETLCFDYYRQHRLRIKVARIFNTYGPRMHPHDGRVVSNFIMQVLEGRDVTVYGNGSQSRSFCYVDDLVEGLIRLMASPDDVVGPINLGNPNEFTMLQLAERVIALTGAKAKIVFQPLPADDPKQRCPDISVAKHMLGWEPTVGLDAGLRQTIAYFTELLKAGGR